One genomic window of Campylobacter curvus includes the following:
- the accA gene encoding acetyl-CoA carboxylase carboxyl transferase subunit alpha — protein MSSYLDFEKSIKQIDDDIANARIKGDEHAVEILNKNLEKEVAKVYKNLNEYQRLQLARHPDRPYAIDYIRSFLMDAYEIHGDRAFRDDPAIVCYVGYIGGKKAMVIGEQKGRGTKNKLRRNFGMPHPEGYRKALRAAKLAEKFNLPILFLIDTPGAYPGVGAEERGQSEAIARNLFEFANLKVPTIAVVIGEGGSGGALAIGVADKLAMMKNSVFSVISPEGCAAILWNDPSKQEQATKAMKITADDLKNLKLIDDVIKEPINGAHRDKDDAAKELAIYFVSKLEKLEKLSIDELVAKRIDKILSVGAYEE, from the coding sequence ATGTCAAGCTACTTAGACTTTGAAAAGAGTATCAAACAAATAGACGACGATATAGCAAACGCCAGGATAAAAGGCGACGAGCATGCCGTCGAAATTTTAAATAAAAATTTAGAAAAAGAGGTCGCAAAGGTTTATAAAAACCTAAACGAGTATCAGCGGTTACAGCTGGCGCGCCATCCTGATCGCCCTTACGCGATAGATTATATCAGGTCGTTTTTGATGGATGCGTATGAAATTCACGGAGATAGAGCGTTTCGCGACGACCCGGCCATAGTCTGCTACGTCGGTTACATCGGCGGTAAAAAGGCGATGGTGATAGGCGAGCAAAAGGGTCGAGGAACGAAAAATAAACTTAGGCGAAATTTTGGTATGCCTCATCCTGAGGGCTACCGCAAGGCTTTGAGAGCTGCTAAATTAGCTGAAAAATTTAACCTTCCTATTTTATTTCTTATAGACACCCCGGGCGCATATCCTGGCGTTGGCGCAGAGGAGCGCGGTCAGAGCGAGGCTATCGCACGTAACCTTTTCGAGTTTGCAAATTTAAAAGTCCCTACAATAGCAGTAGTCATCGGCGAGGGTGGAAGTGGCGGAGCGCTAGCCATCGGAGTAGCGGATAAGCTAGCGATGATGAAAAATTCCGTATTTTCAGTGATCTCTCCTGAAGGCTGTGCCGCGATACTTTGGAACGATCCCTCCAAACAAGAGCAAGCTACGAAAGCCATGAAGATCACGGCTGACGATCTTAAAAATCTAAAGCTCATCGACGATGTCATAAAAGAGCCGATAAACGGAGCTCACAGAGACAAAGACGATGCGGCAAAAGAGCTGGCGATCTATTTCGTATCAAAGCTCGAGAAGCTTGAAAAGCTTAGCATCGATGAGCTCGTCGCAAAGAGGATCGATAAAATTTTATCCGTCGGCGCATACGAAGAATAA
- a CDS encoding riboflavin synthase translates to MFNGLIREIAQVASYSQNLLRLKAGYKPNLGDSIAVNGACLSVVGLYDDGFSVELSAETRAIVATENLKGRVHIEPAMRLNDRLDGHLVQGHIDAIGEVARIVKNENGVDFFINLPASVMHLMANKGSIAVEGVSLTINEVLANGVRLTIIPITFRESLFCEFKVGRRVNVESDMLARYVARQLGFKPVTWEQIDHIASLY, encoded by the coding sequence ATGTTTAACGGACTCATACGAGAGATCGCGCAGGTCGCGAGCTATTCGCAAAATTTGCTACGTTTGAAAGCTGGCTACAAGCCAAATTTAGGTGACAGCATCGCGGTAAATGGTGCGTGCCTTAGCGTAGTCGGGCTTTATGATGACGGATTTAGCGTGGAACTAAGTGCCGAGACCAGAGCCATCGTCGCGACGGAAAATCTAAAAGGACGCGTGCATATCGAGCCAGCCATGAGGCTAAATGACAGACTGGACGGTCATCTCGTGCAAGGGCACATCGACGCTATCGGCGAGGTCGCGCGCATCGTGAAAAACGAAAATGGCGTTGATTTTTTCATAAATTTACCCGCCAGCGTGATGCACCTCATGGCAAACAAGGGCAGTATCGCGGTCGAGGGCGTGAGCCTGACGATAAACGAGGTGCTGGCAAACGGCGTTCGCCTAACGATCATCCCAATTACCTTTCGCGAGAGCCTATTTTGCGAGTTCAAAGTGGGACGCCGCGTCAATGTCGAGAGCGATATGCTCGCCCGCTACGTCGCGCGTCAGCTGGGCTTTAAGCCCGTGACGTGGGAGCAGATCGATCACATCGCGAGCCTTTATTGA
- a CDS encoding beta-ketoacyl-ACP synthase II: protein MKRVVITGIGMINALGLDKESSFKAICDGKSGVKHITSFDVSEFPVQIAAEITDFDPSSVLDGKEVKKVDRFIQLGIKASNEAMADANFKEFDGSKFGVSSAAGIGGLPNIEKNSITFFEKGVKRISPFFIPSALVNMLGGIVSINHGLKGPNLSSVTACAASTHAISQAAKCIMIGQAQKMLVVGAESTICGIGIGGFAAMKALSTRNDDPQKASRPFDADRDGFVMGEGAGALVLEEYESAKARGAKIYAEVIGFGESGDAYHITSPTLEGPLSAMKQAWDMAGNVKIDYINAHGTSTPVNDKNETAALKTLFGKDCPPVSSTKGQIGHCLGGAGAIEAVISVMAMRNGIIPPTINYTTPDPDCDLDYVPNTARRSELKVVMSNSFGFGGTNGCVIFKKLD from the coding sequence TTGAAACGAGTCGTTATAACAGGCATTGGCATGATCAATGCGCTCGGGCTTGATAAAGAGAGCTCTTTTAAGGCTATTTGTGATGGCAAAAGCGGTGTAAAGCATATCACATCGTTTGATGTCAGCGAGTTTCCTGTTCAGATCGCCGCTGAGATAACGGACTTTGATCCAAGTAGCGTTCTTGACGGGAAAGAGGTCAAAAAGGTCGATCGTTTCATACAACTTGGCATAAAAGCATCTAACGAGGCGATGGCCGATGCAAATTTTAAAGAATTTGACGGCTCTAAATTTGGCGTCAGCTCGGCCGCAGGTATCGGTGGCTTGCCAAATATCGAGAAAAATTCGATCACATTTTTTGAAAAAGGTGTCAAGAGAATTTCCCCGTTTTTCATACCTTCTGCTCTCGTAAATATGCTTGGCGGTATCGTGTCGATAAACCACGGCTTAAAAGGACCTAACCTCTCTAGCGTGACCGCATGTGCGGCCAGTACGCACGCTATCTCGCAAGCGGCAAAGTGTATAATGATAGGCCAGGCCCAAAAGATGCTGGTAGTCGGCGCAGAGTCGACCATTTGCGGTATAGGCATAGGCGGTTTTGCTGCGATGAAGGCGCTTTCTACCAGAAATGACGACCCGCAAAAAGCTTCGCGACCATTTGACGCAGATCGTGACGGTTTTGTCATGGGAGAGGGGGCTGGAGCGCTTGTACTCGAAGAGTACGAGTCGGCAAAGGCAAGAGGAGCTAAAATTTATGCTGAAGTCATAGGCTTTGGCGAGAGTGGCGATGCTTATCATATCACATCTCCGACGCTTGAGGGGCCGCTTAGCGCGATGAAGCAAGCGTGGGATATGGCCGGTAATGTCAAGATCGACTACATAAACGCACACGGCACATCGACGCCAGTAAACGACAAGAACGAAACGGCTGCTTTAAAAACGCTTTTTGGTAAAGATTGTCCGCCTGTCAGCTCGACGAAAGGTCAGATCGGACATTGCTTAGGCGGAGCGGGCGCGATCGAGGCTGTGATATCTGTCATGGCTATGAGAAACGGGATTATCCCGCCAACTATAAACTACACTACTCCTGATCCTGACTGCGATCTAGACTACGTCCCAAATACAGCCAGAAGGTCTGAGCTCAAAGTCGTTATGAGCAACTCGTTTGGCTTTGGTGGCACGAACGGCTGTGTGATATTTAAGAAGTTGGACTAA